One window of Candidatus Nitrospira kreftii genomic DNA carries:
- a CDS encoding hypothetical protein (Response regulator receiver:ATP-binding region, ATPase-like:Histidine kinase A, N-terminal) yields MNTANVMEGRTAAQISHPKILLVDDHPPNLMALSELLRRDDVELLCAESGAEALELLLVHDVALALIDVQMPEMDGFELAELMRGVERAKYVPIIFVTAGTRDADRRFRGYETGAVDFLYKPIEPEVLKGKANVFLALNRQRRELSRLLEERAEAEKTLRESESRLQSLANRLEQIVEERTGELLETQERLRALASELNLAEQRERARLATEMHDHLQQILVLGKLKLSSGKRFAVGLSAVEKMIHETEEVFAEALQYTRSLVAELSPPVLRDHGLGAGLRWLGDYMEKYGMTVTVTVPENQEIEVPEDQAMLLFQSMRELLINSAKYAGTGRAVLTLEQRDEILYLTVRDEGKGFDPSATNGTPIVGMSSKFGLFSIKERMRSLGGSLELETSPGKGTTATLVLPIRDDERSKVLGARGGEEGNDVFTARRRYPEAASAGKAINQQGSGIASRAIRVLLVDDHAMMRQGLRAMLEGYEDVQVVGEAVDGWDAVRLAEQLRPRIVVMDINMPKMNGIEATREITSRDPHIIVIGLSVNAGDDNHDAMTKAGAATLLTKELAVDQLYRTMLTVLKDVSPVA; encoded by the coding sequence ATGAACACAGCGAATGTGATGGAAGGCCGGACGGCCGCGCAGATAAGCCATCCAAAAATCTTGCTCGTGGACGACCATCCACCCAATCTCATGGCCCTCTCTGAATTGCTGCGTCGCGATGATGTGGAACTGCTCTGTGCCGAATCCGGAGCCGAGGCCCTGGAACTGTTGTTGGTCCACGATGTGGCATTGGCGCTCATCGACGTGCAGATGCCTGAGATGGACGGCTTCGAGCTGGCCGAGCTGATGCGCGGGGTGGAGCGGGCGAAATACGTACCGATTATCTTCGTCACTGCAGGCACGCGGGATGCCGATCGCCGATTCCGCGGCTATGAGACCGGGGCGGTGGATTTCCTCTACAAGCCGATCGAGCCCGAGGTGCTCAAAGGCAAGGCCAATGTCTTTTTGGCGTTGAATCGTCAACGGCGCGAGCTCAGTCGCTTGCTGGAGGAGCGCGCGGAGGCGGAGAAAACGCTCCGAGAGAGCGAGTCTCGGCTCCAATCTTTGGCGAACCGTCTGGAACAGATTGTGGAAGAGCGGACGGGAGAACTGCTGGAGACTCAGGAGCGATTGCGTGCTTTGGCGTCTGAGTTGAACCTTGCCGAGCAGCGAGAGCGAGCGCGATTGGCCACGGAAATGCACGATCATTTACAGCAAATATTGGTGCTGGGCAAGCTGAAACTTTCGAGCGGCAAACGGTTTGCTGTAGGTCTGTCCGCTGTGGAAAAGATGATTCACGAAACGGAGGAGGTCTTCGCTGAGGCGTTGCAATACACGCGTTCGCTGGTGGCGGAGTTGAGTCCGCCGGTGCTGCGGGACCATGGCCTCGGCGCCGGGTTGCGATGGCTCGGCGACTACATGGAAAAGTACGGGATGACCGTGACGGTGACCGTACCGGAGAATCAGGAGATCGAAGTGCCTGAAGATCAAGCGATGTTGCTCTTCCAATCTATGCGAGAACTGCTGATCAATTCGGCGAAATATGCCGGGACCGGACGGGCAGTCCTCACGCTGGAACAGCGAGATGAGATACTCTACCTCACCGTGCGTGATGAAGGGAAAGGGTTTGATCCGTCCGCGACCAACGGGACACCGATCGTGGGCATGTCGTCCAAGTTCGGCCTTTTCAGCATCAAGGAACGCATGCGTTCGCTCGGCGGCTCGTTGGAGCTGGAGACGTCACCGGGAAAGGGCACCACTGCCACGCTGGTGCTGCCCATCCGAGATGACGAAAGGAGTAAGGTGTTAGGCGCAAGGGGTGGAGAAGAGGGAAATGACGTGTTCACAGCCAGGCGTAGATATCCCGAGGCGGCATCTGCCGGAAAAGCTATCAACCAACAGGGTTCCGGTATCGCCTCACGAGCCATTCGTGTCTTGTTGGTGGACGATCACGCCATGATGCGGCAAGGTCTTCGCGCGATGCTGGAGGGCTACGAGGATGTGCAAGTCGTCGGAGAAGCAGTGGATGGATGGGACGCGGTTCGGTTGGCTGAGCAGCTCCGACCGCGCATCGTGGTGATGGACATCAATATGCCGAAGATGAACGGCATCGAGGCGACACGCGAAATCACAAGCCGCGATCCCCACATCATCGTAATAGGGCTGTCCGTGAACGCCGGTGACGACAATCACGACGCGATGACCAAGGCCGGCGCCGCAACGCTACTCACGAAAGAATTGGCGGTCGACCAGCTCTACCGGACCATGCTCACGGTGCTCAAGGACGTCTCCCCCGTCGCGTGA
- a CDS encoding hypothetical protein (conserved protein of unknown function), whose product MAFGIQNIEQEDHRPTKRIRVLLVDDHAMVRQGLRKYLNHCADMELIGEATDGAEAVHLADQFSPDVVLMDMNMPRLNGIEATSLIKSKHPSMQIIGLSFDQKPKNRTAFLKAGARVVLDKGTAHQRLQGVISRVVQNRMVSPVAASGEHVEAGQHPCLRETASAI is encoded by the coding sequence TTGGCCTTCGGGATTCAGAACATCGAGCAGGAGGATCATAGGCCGACGAAACGCATTCGGGTGCTCCTCGTCGATGACCACGCGATGGTTCGGCAGGGATTGCGCAAATATCTCAACCATTGTGCTGACATGGAGCTGATTGGCGAGGCAACAGATGGGGCGGAGGCGGTTCATCTCGCTGACCAATTTAGTCCGGATGTGGTCCTTATGGATATGAACATGCCGCGATTGAACGGTATTGAAGCCACAAGCCTGATCAAGAGCAAACACCCTTCTATGCAAATTATCGGTCTTTCCTTTGATCAGAAACCAAAGAATCGAACAGCATTCTTGAAAGCTGGGGCTCGGGTGGTGCTTGATAAAGGGACAGCCCATCAACGATTGCAGGGTGTGATCTCGCGGGTCGTGCAGAACCGCATGGTCAGTCCAGTTGCCGCTAGCGGTGAACACGTGGAAGCTGGCCAGCACCCATGCTTGCGTGAGACCGCATCAGCTATCTAA
- a CDS encoding hypothetical protein (conserved protein of unknown function) — MALPRLRSTARVFHTASAIDPLASIPSVRRVANSDQRKSNHRVVSSWLASAGLVIALFVIDLQSPLGYAVCMLYAVPILITRLMPDLSSTIIMTAATVSLTWIGAVLSPGAIAQHDSPNRAMATALMLGTAWILVTQKQSARQIKVAQQARHDSEERLRLFIEHAPVALAMFDRDMRYLAVSRRWITDYDLADKQVVNHSHYEIFPDIPGRWKVAHKRGLAGEIVREEEDRFERADGSERWLCWEVRPWQMQDERVGGIIIFTEDITERKKAEGVLLQNQRVLSSQRTQLQELTGKLLMAQEQERKRIARDLHDDFTQRLAALTIDLQRLSVQAAESNEPHSGYLKQLGNKTEQLTTELQEMAHQLHSSLLEHVGLEAATREFLQEFSARTRLTTEIVVRGLPSTIPITVATCLYRVLQESLQNVKKHAEATNILVRLLRTGQGVEIYVYDDGVGFDRSQEATSMKGLGLTSMAERVKALHGMFHVRSTSGEGTEVHAWVPLSEVTTDS, encoded by the coding sequence ATGGCTCTACCTCGTCTGCGTAGCACTGCCAGGGTGTTTCATACCGCCTCAGCCATTGATCCTCTTGCTTCTATTCCATCGGTTCGAAGAGTGGCCAACTCAGATCAGAGAAAGAGCAATCACCGGGTGGTGAGCAGTTGGCTCGCTTCCGCCGGGCTCGTCATCGCTCTGTTTGTGATCGACTTACAGTCTCCGTTAGGTTATGCGGTGTGCATGCTCTACGCGGTACCGATTCTCATCACGAGGTTGATGCCTGATTTGTCGAGCACTATCATCATGACCGCGGCCACCGTCTCACTTACGTGGATTGGAGCGGTACTGTCTCCAGGCGCGATAGCTCAGCACGACAGCCCGAATCGAGCCATGGCAACGGCGCTGATGCTCGGCACAGCCTGGATCTTGGTCACGCAAAAGCAATCAGCACGCCAGATCAAGGTGGCGCAACAGGCAAGGCATGACAGTGAGGAACGCTTGCGCCTGTTCATCGAGCATGCTCCGGTGGCGCTCGCCATGTTCGACCGCGACATGCGATATCTCGCCGTGAGTCGCCGTTGGATAACTGACTATGACTTGGCGGATAAGCAGGTGGTCAACCATTCGCACTATGAAATCTTTCCGGACATTCCAGGTCGATGGAAAGTTGCGCACAAGCGTGGGTTGGCAGGTGAGATTGTACGAGAGGAAGAAGACCGCTTTGAGCGAGCCGATGGTTCTGAGCGATGGCTCTGTTGGGAAGTGAGACCCTGGCAAATGCAAGACGAGCGTGTGGGTGGCATCATCATATTTACAGAGGACATCACCGAGCGCAAAAAGGCGGAGGGGGTATTGCTACAGAACCAAAGAGTGTTGAGCAGCCAGCGAACGCAGCTGCAGGAGCTGACCGGCAAGCTTCTGATGGCTCAAGAACAGGAACGAAAACGCATTGCCCGTGACTTGCACGACGATTTTACTCAGCGGCTCGCCGCGTTGACAATCGATCTGCAGAGATTGTCTGTGCAGGCAGCTGAATCGAATGAGCCACACTCGGGCTATCTCAAGCAGTTGGGGAACAAGACGGAGCAACTTACGACCGAGCTACAGGAAATGGCGCATCAGCTTCATTCATCGCTCCTTGAGCATGTGGGCCTGGAAGCGGCTACGCGTGAATTCCTGCAGGAGTTCTCTGCACGAACGCGATTGACGACAGAGATTGTGGTGCGGGGGTTGCCGAGCACCATACCAATCACGGTGGCAACCTGTCTCTATCGGGTACTGCAGGAAAGCCTACAGAATGTGAAGAAACATGCCGAGGCGACCAATATTTTGGTCCGCCTGTTGCGCACGGGGCAAGGTGTGGAAATCTATGTTTATGATGATGGGGTTGGGTTTGACCGATCCCAAGAAGCCACAAGTATGAAGGGATTGGGTTTGACCAGCATGGCTGAGCGTGTGAAAGCCCTCCATGGCATGTTTCACGTGAGGAGCACATCCGGAGAAGGTACGGAGGTCCATGCATGGGTGCCACTTTCGGAAGTGACCACCGAC